One Bradyrhizobium sp. ISRA464 genomic window carries:
- a CDS encoding metallopeptidase family protein, giving the protein MWTTAKAPSLAEMEAMAHEIFERLPNTFRTLCEGLIIRVDDFPTDEVLDEMQAESEFDLLGLFQGVGLPQQSFGDVARLPNLIWLYRRPILDYWAEHDETLGHIVRHVLIHEIGHHFGLSDADMEAIEAEAG; this is encoded by the coding sequence ATGTGGACCACAGCCAAAGCCCCTTCGCTCGCCGAAATGGAGGCGATGGCGCACGAGATTTTCGAGCGCCTGCCGAACACGTTCCGGACCCTCTGCGAGGGCCTGATCATCCGCGTCGACGATTTCCCGACTGACGAGGTGCTCGACGAGATGCAGGCCGAGAGCGAGTTCGACCTGCTCGGCCTGTTTCAGGGGGTCGGCCTGCCGCAACAGAGCTTTGGCGACGTCGCCCGGCTGCCCAACCTGATCTGGCTCTACCGGCGGCCGATCCTGGACTACTGGGCGGAGCATGACGAGACGCTCGGCCATATCGTCCGCCACGTGCTGATCCATGAAATCGGCCACCATTTCGGCCTGTCGGACGCCGATATGGAGGCGATTGAGGCGGAAGCGGGCTAG
- the leuD gene encoding 3-isopropylmalate dehydratase small subunit: MDKFTTLEGVAAPLKIINVDTDMIIPKQYLKTIKRTGLGKGLFSEQRYKDDGSENPDFVLNQPAYRNAKVLVAGDNFGCGSSREHAPWALLDFGIRCVISTSFGDIFYNNCFKNGILPIRVSQEDLDKLFDDAERGANATLTIDLPNQEVRGPDGGKVKFEIDPFRKHCLINGLDDIGLTMEKKSSIDAYESKLKERAWA, translated from the coding sequence ATGGACAAGTTCACCACGCTGGAAGGCGTCGCGGCGCCGCTGAAGATCATCAATGTCGACACCGACATGATCATTCCGAAGCAGTACCTCAAGACCATCAAGCGCACCGGCCTTGGCAAGGGGCTTTTCTCCGAGCAGCGCTACAAGGACGACGGCAGCGAAAACCCTGATTTCGTCCTCAACCAGCCGGCCTATCGCAACGCCAAGGTGCTGGTCGCCGGCGACAATTTCGGCTGCGGCTCGAGCCGCGAGCACGCGCCCTGGGCGCTGCTCGACTTCGGCATTCGCTGTGTGATCTCGACCTCGTTCGGCGACATCTTCTACAACAACTGCTTCAAGAACGGCATCCTGCCGATCCGCGTGTCGCAGGAGGACCTCGACAAGCTGTTCGACGATGCCGAGCGCGGCGCCAATGCGACCCTGACCATCGACCTTCCCAACCAGGAGGTCCGCGGTCCCGACGGCGGCAAGGTGAAGTTCGAGATCGACCCGTTCCGCAAGCACTGCCTGATCAACGGCCTCGACGACATCGGGTTGACGATGGAGAAGAAGAGCTCGATCGACGCCTACGAGTCCAAGCTCAAGGAGCGCGCCTGGGCTTGA
- a CDS encoding CoA ester lyase: MTRPRRSLLFMPGSNARALEKARTLPADGIILDLEDSVAPDAKAVAREQIAKAVAAKGFGKREVLIRVNALDTPWWVDDIGMAGKAQPDGILVPKISTVDDLNAVAGRLNDVNAPASIRVWAMIETARAVLDADKLAAASKDSEVRLAGFVFGPNDIARETRIRMKPGRAAMIPMITHCILATRAHGLEILDGPYSDIGNIDGFAEECAQGRDLGFDGKTLIHPSHIDACNAIFTPPEAEVAEARKIIAAFEKPENASRGAIQLDGRMVERLHAEMAKRTIAIADAITAMGH; the protein is encoded by the coding sequence ATGACCCGTCCGCGCCGCAGCCTGTTGTTCATGCCCGGATCGAACGCGCGGGCGCTGGAGAAGGCCCGCACCCTGCCGGCGGACGGCATTATCCTCGATCTGGAGGATTCGGTTGCGCCGGACGCCAAGGCCGTGGCCCGTGAGCAGATCGCCAAGGCGGTCGCCGCCAAGGGGTTCGGCAAGCGCGAGGTGCTGATCCGCGTCAACGCGCTCGACACGCCCTGGTGGGTCGACGACATCGGCATGGCCGGCAAGGCGCAGCCGGACGGCATCCTGGTCCCCAAGATCTCCACGGTCGACGATCTCAACGCCGTCGCCGGTCGCCTCAACGACGTCAATGCCCCGGCCTCGATCCGGGTCTGGGCCATGATCGAGACCGCACGCGCGGTGCTCGACGCCGACAAGCTCGCCGCGGCATCGAAGGATTCCGAGGTCAGGCTCGCGGGCTTCGTGTTCGGGCCCAATGACATCGCGCGCGAGACCCGGATCCGGATGAAGCCGGGCCGCGCGGCCATGATCCCGATGATCACGCATTGCATCCTGGCGACCCGCGCCCACGGTCTGGAAATCCTTGACGGGCCCTACAGCGACATCGGCAACATCGACGGCTTTGCCGAGGAGTGCGCGCAGGGACGCGATCTCGGCTTCGACGGCAAGACGCTGATCCATCCGAGCCACATCGACGCCTGCAATGCCATCTTCACGCCGCCCGAGGCCGAGGTCGCCGAGGCGCGCAAGATCATCGCGGCTTTCGAGAAGCCGGAGAATGCGTCGCGCGGAGCGATCCAGCTCGACGGCCGCATGGTCGAGCGCCTGCACGCCGAGATGGCAAAGCGCACCATTGCGATCGCGGACGCGATCACCGCGATGGGGCATTAG